One window of Persephonella sp. genomic DNA carries:
- a CDS encoding FliA/WhiG family RNA polymerase sigma factor: MKVSNRERNEIIMEFLPKIQYIVQSIKQENLPPTVTEEDLINTGVLGLIDAINKYDPEKGVKLSTYAEIRIRGHIIDSLRKLDWVPRNIRQKARHIETAILEVEQKLGREATPEEIAEYLGMDVEEYMKYAEKISNSSLISIDTKVGIDEDSTTSLWQILSINDDTPDKHVEEEELKRIISDIISKLKERERLVITLYYYEELSMKEIGEILGLTESRISQIHTKTMLKIRNMISKYLTKD; encoded by the coding sequence ATGAAGGTGTCTAACAGAGAGAGAAACGAAATAATAATGGAATTTCTACCTAAAATCCAGTATATAGTCCAGTCAATAAAGCAGGAAAATCTCCCCCCTACTGTAACAGAAGAGGATCTTATAAATACAGGGGTCTTGGGGCTGATTGATGCCATAAACAAATATGATCCAGAAAAAGGTGTAAAACTTTCAACATATGCAGAGATAAGAATTAGAGGGCATATAATAGACAGTCTAAGAAAGCTTGACTGGGTTCCAAGAAATATAAGACAAAAAGCAAGACATATAGAGACTGCAATCCTTGAGGTTGAGCAAAAATTAGGAAGGGAGGCAACTCCTGAAGAGATAGCAGAGTACTTAGGTATGGATGTTGAGGAATACATGAAGTATGCTGAAAAAATCTCAAACAGCAGTCTTATATCAATAGACACAAAAGTAGGAATTGATGAAGACAGCACGACAAGTTTGTGGCAGATTTTATCTATAAACGACGACACACCTGATAAGCATGTTGAAGAAGAAGAATTGAAAAGAATTATTTCTGATATAATTTCTAAACTGAAAGAAAGGGAAAGGCTTGTTATAACACTTTACTATTACGAAGAACTATCAATGAAAGAGATAGGAGAAATACTTGGATTGACAGAATCAAGAATTTCCCAGATACACACAAAAACGATGCTTAAAATAAGAAATATGATAAGTAAGTATTTAACCAAGGATTAA
- a CDS encoding MinD/ParA family protein, giving the protein MKDQAEILRDMAKKLKPFDFQVISITSGKGGVGKTSFTVNLAYHLQKLGKTVLILDADLALANVDIILGERPKYNLLHLLSGEKNINEIIWESKYGIKFIPASSGFEELANLPKEKQIQILNSLQEIYYKFDIMLIDTSAGISESVINFCLASDKTVVITTPDPTALADSYAISRIILNYKPENMDIGLVVNLVEDEYEAEKIYKGMNNILKEFTGKTIKYFGSLRKDKKLSESVKDRYVLSAVNPKTTYSRDVEAIANYLVEGKPLKRKENFWNRFIKNLKNLKVE; this is encoded by the coding sequence ATGAAAGATCAGGCAGAAATCTTAAGAGACATGGCAAAGAAGTTAAAACCTTTTGATTTTCAGGTCATATCTATAACTTCAGGCAAGGGAGGAGTAGGAAAAACAAGTTTTACAGTAAATCTTGCCTATCATCTCCAAAAGTTAGGTAAAACGGTTTTAATACTTGATGCAGATCTTGCCCTTGCTAATGTTGATATAATTCTTGGGGAAAGACCAAAGTATAACCTCCTCCATCTGTTATCAGGTGAAAAAAATATAAATGAGATAATATGGGAATCAAAATACGGCATAAAATTCATACCTGCATCATCAGGTTTTGAAGAGCTTGCCAACCTCCCAAAAGAAAAACAGATCCAGATACTGAACTCACTTCAGGAAATATACTACAAATTTGATATTATGCTGATAGACACATCTGCAGGAATATCAGAAAGTGTTATAAATTTCTGTCTTGCCTCTGATAAAACAGTAGTAATAACAACGCCTGATCCTACAGCCCTGGCAGATTCTTATGCAATTTCCCGTATTATTCTGAATTACAAACCGGAAAATATGGACATAGGGCTTGTCGTAAACCTTGTTGAAGATGAATACGAGGCAGAAAAAATTTACAAAGGCATGAACAACATTTTAAAAGAATTTACAGGAAAGACCATAAAATACTTCGGGTCCTTAAGAAAAGATAAAAAACTGTCAGAATCTGTAAAAGACAGGTATGTTTTATCAGCTGTTAATCCAAAAACAACATACAGCAGAGATGTTGAAGCAATAGCAAACTACCTTGTGGAAGGAAAACCCCTAAAAAGAAAAGAAAACTTCTGGAATAGATTTATCAAAAACTTAAAAAATCTAAAGGTAGAGTAA
- the trpD gene encoding anthranilate phosphoribosyltransferase — MIKQLIQKITSNTDLTKEETEKLFDILMKGEATDAQIGAVLIGLKMKGETVEEISSAASVMKKEAVKVPVIDKSRLVDTCGTGGDKLNTFNVSTITAFVVAGAGAKVAKHGNRSVSSKCGSADIMEALGVNIQMSPEKAAEAIEKIGLAFLFAPIYHPAMKNVIRQRREIGVRTIFNLLGPLSNPADAKFQLMGVYDKNLVEPLTKVLSQLGVERAFVVHGMEGLDEISITTETLIGELNGEEINIYTVKPEDFGLNRASLSDIQGGDLEYNLNIALSILEGREYSPKIDFVALNAAFALKAAGIVEDIKDGIELAKETIYSKKAFEILQKLREFN, encoded by the coding sequence GTGATAAAACAGCTGATACAAAAGATAACCTCAAATACCGATCTTACAAAGGAAGAAACAGAAAAACTTTTTGATATTTTGATGAAAGGGGAAGCCACAGATGCACAGATAGGTGCTGTTCTTATAGGGCTTAAAATGAAAGGGGAAACTGTTGAGGAGATTTCATCTGCTGCATCTGTTATGAAAAAGGAAGCTGTCAAGGTTCCTGTTATAGACAAATCAAGGCTTGTTGATACCTGCGGAACAGGGGGAGACAAACTAAACACCTTTAATGTTTCTACTATAACCGCATTTGTTGTTGCAGGTGCTGGGGCGAAGGTGGCTAAACATGGGAATAGGTCTGTTTCCTCAAAATGTGGTAGTGCAGACATAATGGAAGCCCTTGGAGTAAACATTCAGATGTCTCCTGAGAAAGCAGCAGAAGCTATAGAAAAAATTGGACTGGCGTTTTTATTTGCACCTATATACCACCCAGCTATGAAAAATGTGATAAGACAAAGAAGGGAGATAGGAGTAAGAACTATATTTAATCTGCTTGGACCCCTTTCAAACCCTGCAGATGCTAAATTTCAGCTTATGGGAGTTTATGATAAAAATCTTGTTGAGCCTCTTACAAAGGTGCTGTCACAGCTTGGTGTGGAAAGGGCTTTTGTTGTTCACGGCATGGAAGGTCTTGATGAGATCTCAATAACAACTGAGACACTGATTGGTGAGCTGAACGGTGAGGAAATAAATATATATACAGTAAAACCTGAAGATTTTGGTCTTAACAGGGCTTCCCTCTCTGATATTCAGGGAGGAGACCTTGAATACAATCTGAATATAGCCCTTTCTATCCTTGAGGGTAGAGAGTATTCGCCAAAAATAGACTTTGTTGCTCTAAACGCAGCATTTGCCCTTAAAGCTGCTGGGATAGTTGAAGACATAAAAGACGGCATTGAACTTGCAAAAGAAACAATTTATTCTAAAAAGGCTTTTGAAATTCTCCAAAAACTAAGGGAATTCAATTAA
- a CDS encoding SDR family oxidoreductase: MACKELEGKLAFITGGSRGIGRAIALKLAEMGADVIINYYKNKEKADEVVREIEEKGVKGYAIQGDFGKKEDIDRVFDEIKEKFGYLDIFVSNAVASGREVVGGFAPFLRLKEKGTRRIFDITVMGFIWSVQKAVPLMEGREGKIIAISSTGTRDYMPNYAIHGAAKSALEALVRYAAVEFGERGINVNTVSGGPIDTEAIQLFPNYEEVKEGTIKLTPLGRMGMPEDIAGVVGFLCTPDAKWIQGQTIVVDGGLSLVRGR, from the coding sequence ATGGCTTGCAAAGAGCTTGAAGGTAAACTTGCTTTTATAACCGGAGGAAGTAGAGGAATAGGAAGGGCTATAGCTCTTAAACTTGCTGAAATGGGAGCAGATGTGATAATCAACTACTATAAAAATAAAGAAAAGGCTGATGAAGTGGTCAGGGAAATAGAAGAAAAAGGGGTTAAAGGATATGCAATTCAAGGAGATTTTGGGAAAAAGGAGGATATAGACAGGGTTTTTGATGAGATAAAGGAAAAGTTTGGTTATCTTGATATTTTTGTCAGCAACGCTGTTGCTTCAGGAAGGGAAGTTGTTGGAGGATTTGCTCCGTTTTTAAGATTGAAAGAAAAGGGAACAAGGAGAATATTTGATATTACTGTTATGGGTTTTATATGGAGTGTTCAGAAAGCCGTTCCCCTTATGGAAGGTAGAGAAGGAAAAATAATAGCAATATCTTCAACTGGAACAAGAGACTACATGCCCAATTATGCTATACACGGTGCCGCAAAGTCTGCCCTTGAGGCTCTCGTCAGATATGCTGCTGTTGAGTTTGGAGAGAGGGGGATTAATGTGAATACTGTTTCAGGTGGTCCTATAGATACAGAGGCAATACAGCTTTTCCCTAACTACGAGGAGGTAAAAGAGGGAACAATCAAACTTACTCCTTTAGGCAGAATGGGTATGCCTGAGGATATCGCAGGTGTTGTTGGTTTTCTTTGCACACCTGATGCAAAATGGATACAGGGTCAGACCATTGTTGTAGATGGAGGTCTTTCTCTTGTGAGGGGGCGTTAA
- the acpS gene encoding holo-ACP synthase, whose translation MFIYTGIDIVENRRIGEAIKKHGSRFLNRIFTENEVKYCFSKAEYVSCFSARFAAKEAFIKAFYQAYKKTLPLKSIEIKGSTGKPAEILLHPPDKEVESILNRIKYTLSISHEKNYSVAVVIIYF comes from the coding sequence ATGTTTATCTACACAGGAATTGATATAGTTGAAAACAGAAGGATTGGGGAAGCTATAAAAAAACATGGAAGCAGATTTTTAAACAGAATTTTTACAGAAAATGAGGTAAAATACTGTTTCAGTAAAGCTGAATATGTTTCCTGTTTTTCAGCAAGGTTTGCAGCAAAAGAGGCATTTATAAAGGCATTTTATCAGGCATACAAAAAAACCTTACCCTTAAAATCCATAGAAATAAAAGGCTCTACAGGAAAACCTGCAGAAATTTTACTGCACCCACCTGACAAAGAGGTAGAATCCATTCTAAACCGCATAAAATATACACTTTCCATATCTCATGAAAAAAATTACTCAGTAGCTGTAGTCATCATTTATTTCTAA
- a CDS encoding peptidylprolyl isomerase, with protein MIRVLTAFLLFFGFLYASDKDLKLFDRIIVVVNGQPVLQSELEIAMQWFGISDKKEAVKKLIDQIIVAQAAEKLGIRVDPKEIDEAVLRIAKANKMEDIQQFKKKLIEQGFSYTEFRDLIKRELLIRRYIQVHLRRTLFGGIKEGKLVKVRKVRIIFLSTSNRDFKDKYNYLVKNLKAKNFSELAKKYSDDPVTAEKGGLLGEVQKGDLIKKLDEQIWERKIGDIFEVPVENGIYFVLIESEKEKMLNQELSGEEIAKKLKDEYQIQLNKLRERAVIQYLDKSLM; from the coding sequence ATGATTAGGGTACTGACAGCTTTTTTGCTGTTTTTTGGTTTTTTGTATGCGTCAGATAAAGACCTGAAGCTTTTTGACAGGATAATAGTTGTTGTTAACGGTCAGCCTGTTTTACAGTCTGAGCTTGAAATAGCGATGCAGTGGTTTGGGATTAGTGATAAAAAAGAAGCAGTAAAAAAACTGATAGACCAGATTATCGTAGCTCAGGCAGCAGAAAAATTAGGAATTAGAGTGGATCCAAAGGAGATTGATGAAGCTGTTTTGAGAATAGCAAAAGCCAACAAAATGGAGGACATTCAGCAGTTTAAGAAAAAACTAATTGAACAGGGATTTTCCTATACAGAATTTAGAGATTTAATAAAAAGGGAACTTTTAATCAGAAGATACATACAGGTTCATTTGAGAAGAACACTTTTTGGGGGAATAAAAGAGGGAAAACTGGTCAAAGTTAGAAAGGTAAGAATAATATTTTTATCTACATCTAACAGAGATTTCAAAGACAAATACAACTATCTGGTAAAAAATCTTAAGGCTAAAAACTTTTCTGAGCTTGCAAAAAAATACTCAGACGATCCTGTAACAGCAGAAAAAGGGGGACTTTTAGGGGAAGTCCAGAAAGGAGACCTAATAAAAAAATTAGATGAGCAGATATGGGAAAGGAAAATAGGGGATATATTTGAAGTTCCTGTAGAAAACGGTATTTATTTTGTTTTGATTGAGTCAGAAAAAGAAAAGATGCTCAATCAGGAGCTTTCAGGTGAGGAGATAGCCAAGAAACTGAAAGATGAGTACCAGATACAGCTCAACAAGCTCAGAGAAAGGGCTGTTATACAATATCTTGATAAATCTCTTATGTAG
- a CDS encoding shikimate kinase, producing MKNIYLVGFMGSGKSTVGRILAEKLNLNFVDVDQLIEEEKKMKISDIFKKKGEKYFRELERKRIKDLSKKENLVISTGGGLGANRENIELMKKTGLVVWLDVSLDEIIKRCKGDKNRPLLNQPYENLKKLYDSRKPVYKMAHIHIKTDNKNPEEIAEEIIDVYLHRN from the coding sequence TTGAAAAATATATACCTTGTTGGTTTTATGGGGAGCGGAAAATCAACAGTAGGCAGGATACTGGCAGAAAAGCTGAATTTGAATTTTGTTGATGTTGACCAGCTGATAGAAGAAGAAAAAAAAATGAAAATATCAGACATATTTAAAAAAAAAGGGGAAAAATATTTCAGAGAGCTTGAAAGAAAAAGGATAAAAGACCTTTCAAAGAAAGAAAATCTTGTAATCTCAACAGGAGGAGGTCTGGGAGCAAACAGGGAAAATATTGAATTGATGAAAAAAACAGGTCTTGTTGTATGGCTTGATGTATCCCTTGATGAAATAATAAAAAGATGCAAAGGAGACAAAAACAGACCTCTACTAAACCAGCCTTATGAAAACTTAAAAAAGCTGTATGATAGCAGAAAGCCTGTTTATAAAATGGCTCATATCCACATAAAAACAGACAATAAAAATCCTGAAGAGATAGCAGAGGAAATAATAGATGTTTATCTACACAGGAATTGA